TGCCTTCCACGGCATATAATCAAGGGTTATCAGGCTGGTCTTTTCAAGAATAATAGCCCGCTCTATGATGTTTTCAAGCTCGCGGACATTGCCAGGATAATCGTATTTAAGAAGTATTGCATCTGCTTTTTCTGTAAAACCTTCAACTGTTTTCCCGTATTTAGGCAGGTTTTTATACAAAAAATAATTTGCAAGCGGCAGGATATCGTCTGCACGTACTCTAAGAGGCGGTATCTGAATTTCCATTACGTTAAGCCTGTAGTAGAGGTCTTTTCGGAATTTGCCGGCCTCGACAAATGCTGTTATATCACGGTTTGTGGCCGCTATAAACCGGACGTCAACCCGTATTGGTTTTAACCCGCCAACTCTATAAAATTCCCCATCCTCGATCACCTTTAATATTTTAGCTTGCACCCCGGGTGAGAGCTCTCCAATCTCATCTAAAAACAAGGTGCCTGTGTCTGCTATTTCCACAAGTCCCTTTTTAACCTTCGTTGCTCCCGTAAAGGCCCCTGCCTCATGGCCAAACAGCTCGCTGTTTAACAGCTCATCCGTAAGGGTCGCACAATTTAGCGAAATAAACGGCATGTTTTGGCGTTTGCTTGAAAAATGCGCTAACCGTGCCACCAAACTCTTTCCCACGCCGCTTTCTCCGGTAATCAGAAACCGGCAGTCAGAGTCCTTAATGCTTTCTACCAAGTCCAGAACATCTTTCATTTTCTGGCTCTCCGCAAGTATAAAAACATCCTTGCCATGGTCAACGATAGCTTTAAGGGCTGTGTTTTCTTTTTTAAGAGATTTTATATGTTCAATTTTTTTAAGCTTTAGAGTCAACTCATCCAAATCAAACGGCTTTACGATGTAATCGTAGGCGCCGTTTCTCATAGCGCTCACTGCCGAGTCGACGCTCCCAAAGGCGGTTATTATTATAACTTCTATATCAATACTATTTTCTTTAATTTTGTGCAAAAGCTCAATACCTGTCATACCCGGCATTTTAATGTCTGTTATCAAAACGTCAAAGTCATGCTCAGCAAGTTTTGCCCATGCCTCAGTGCCGTTTGACACACCGGTAGCCGTATAACCCTCTTTGCCCAGTATGTACAGAAGATGCTCAAGAGTAATCTGTTCATCCTCGGCCACCAAAACTCTAAGCGGCATGATAATCTCCCCGGCTTTCCACAGGCAGCACAATCTTAAAACATGTCCCCCGCCCGGCCTTTGATTCTAATTTAATGTCCCCTCCGTGTTTCTTTATTATGCCATATACTATTGAAAGGCCAAGCCCGGTTCCCCGGTCCTTTGTAGTGAAAAAGGGCTCAAAAATCTTTTCAGCGTTTTCGGCACTTATCCCAGGCCCTGTATCTGATAATTCTATATTTACCATTTCCCCGACTAATTTTACCATAATCTTCAATTGTCCGCCACCTTTAATTACATCAAAGGCATTATTGAAGAGATTTATAAACACACGCTCCATCTGTTCCATATCTAATCTCATGAAAATCTCCTCAGGAACACTCTCGTGAATAAACTCTATTTCCTGAGGAGGCCGGATGTGTACAGTGTGTTGGTAGGCTGAGGTGATAAGGCGGTTGATTTCCACCTCAGCAAGTTGTTTATCTTTACCGCGGGCAAACTCAAGCAAATCGGACACTATCCCCCTCACACGCTTGGTCTGTCCTGATATATCACCGATTATTTTTGTTATAAATTTATTCTCATTGTCTTTCATCTCCCGCAAAAGCACCTGTGCAGACAGATAGATATTATTGAGAGGATTATTTAACTCATGTGCCACACCTGAGGCTAAAGTCCCGATAGCTGCTAATTTCCGGCTCTGAAGAAGTTCTGCGTTTTTTTCCTTTATTTCGATATCACGCTCAAAAAGCTGCTTTTGCATCTCATTAAATTTACTCTTTATAATCCCTAACTCATCCCCGGCTTTAACATCTGTGGTTTCGTTGTAAACAATTCTGAAATTGCCTTTTGCCATGTTTTCCACCTGAGATTTGAAATCATTAAGTTGTCTTACTATGTTTGTGCTTAAAAGAAGCAGGCTGCCTATTCCGATTATCAAAGAAAGAGGAAGAAACAGGGCTATAGCAGTCTGTGACTTATTTATTTCACGGTCAACCTTTTCCCTTCCTTTTTTGTCCAGCTCGTTAGATAAACTTAAAATACTCTCCCCCTCTTTTCTCAAACTGAGAATTTCAGAGTCCAGTCTGTTTAGACGCACCATTAGCTCTGAGTCTGCGGCGAGTTTGTGTCTTTCCAACAGATATGTCTTTACCTTATCAGGGTGGTCTGTGTAAATCAGTTTTAAAAGTTCATAATCGTTCTCGTTCTGATTTTTTATCTTTTCCATACTTACCTTTACAGCATCCACTGTGCTTACTATTGCTTCAAATCTTTTCCCATAAACACCGAGAAGTTTGTCAAGGTCACTGAGTTTCTCTGTTTTAGAAAATTCCGGTGTGTTTTTGATAATATTTCTGAGTTCATTAAAAATTTTAAACAGGAGTTCGGATTCTTTTTGGGTAGCAACAGTTTCGTAGAGGAAATAGTTCTTTTCGTGGCGCCTGAGATCGAAGCACTTGCTCCTGATAGTGTTAGCAACTTCTAAAAATGCGATTTCCTTTTTCATACTAAAGAAATTAGCAAAAATCAACCCGCACATGGCAATCACTAAAAAAGCCGTCACGGAAAAACTCATCATCATTTTCTTTCTGAGTGACATTATCTTGCTGTCGCAAACACGATTAGAATTTAGTTGTTACGGGAGCGCTTTTAAAACTTTAGTTACCGATTAGTTTTTTAATAAACCGCTCTGTGACCTTTAAATAATCCTTAACGGAGTTTGTTTCAGTGATTAACCCTCTGTAGTAGCCAGCAATATGGAGGGCTCCGTAAAGACGCTCAAAGTCTTTTAACAGTTTGCCGTTGTGAACGGATATGTGTTTTTGTAAGGCGGCTCTGTAGCTATCCACAGATTGTGGCAGCTCCTTTACCGACAGGCCATTTTCATGTATCAACACCTCATCTATGGCCTCAAGTATAGCCAGATAAGCAGTACCAAAGGCCTCACGCACAGGTTTAACATCGGCATAAAAGTCACCGTCTATCTCAATTGTTTCCAATATCTCCCGTGCATTGGCTAAATACCTGAGGGCCTCACCTTGCGGGTGTTTTTTAGAACGGCGTATCATTTTTTTGTCCTCGTCATACCTTTATACTAACGGTAAGTGAACACTTCAGTCAATAATAGTTTTTATAAATAAAATTTAAAAGCGGCAAGGCACGCCCACCGAAATGGGCAGTGCCTCTCCCTTAAATTTATAAACATGTGTATCAGATTAGCTACATATAACCGTTTTTAACCACAAGAACAGAACACGGGGCCAGTGCCACAACGCGTTCAGCGACACTTCCCATTAGAAGTTTCTCAATCCCAGTTCTTCCGTGAGAACCCATTATTACCAAATCGGCGCCTGACTCCATCGAGGCGTTAACCACTGCCTTATACGGCTCACCGACAAGAGAAAGTGTTTCAACAGCCACTCCGCGCTTTGCAGCTTTCGTTTTAACTCTTTCCAGATTTCTCAGAGCCTCCGGTGTCTTCTCTTTAGTGGATGCAACGGAAACAGCATGAAAACTCCTGACGAAAGGACATCTGGCAGCCATATTGACGGCTTCATTTTCTGCCGCCTCGCTGTACTTTGAGCCGTCAGTAGCAAGCATGATATGTTCACCCCGTATCTCTGTCTCTTTTGGCACAACCAATACCTTGCACGGAGAATAGGCTAACACTTTTGCTGTAACACTTCCCATAATCATACGCTTAAGGCCTGTCATTCCGCGCCGCCCCATGATTATTATATCACTTGACTTTTCCAAAGCCTCATCCACAATTCCCCTGTATGCGTCCGATGTGCGACGGATGATTATTTCCAACTCTACGTTTTCCTCGGCTGCCCTTTCTCTGACAGTATCAAAGTAATCATCCAAACGTCTGTCCATAGTTTCGACAAATGTCATGCCGCCAGTTTCAAATCCATCGTTCAGCCCCTGGACAAAAAGCATGGTCAATTTTATACTACAGGATTTGGCTAAGAGAATCGCCTCCTCCACCGCTCCCTTACTGTAGTCTGAGCCGTCAACCGCAAGAAGTATTGATTTCAACTCCCCCATTAGCTCTTGTCTGTACATGACCTCCATCTTTGTTGCATCCATATCTTATATATCCTCCATACCAGTTATTCAGCTTTATAAGCCTTTTTCAATTCCTTTCTCACAGAAGAGAGTGTTCTTTCCTCCCGTAACCCACTCCAAAGAGCCTTTAATATAATGAATGCACCTATCAGAAGAGCTAATATCATGATAGCAAAACTTGTATTGCTCATTATTTTAAGAGCACTGTCGCTAAGGCTGTTAATCACCTTTAGTTTTGTCAGATATACAGGAATCATAATAGCCCGGCTTACTAAAACTATCAACATAATGGAGGCCATGACAACCTTTATCATGAAGGGCTTGACGTAGGTGGTACCGATAGCTCCCAGTTGAATACCAAACAGCGAGCCACCTAAAATTATCATGGCAAGCCTTATGTCAACAAGTCCGTGAAGCGCATATTTAAACGACCCGCCCATCCCCATAACAAACGCTATGACCAGTTCCGTTGCCGAGGCTAAAAGGCCGGGAACTCCTAAAACGTACATCATTGCAGGAACCCCTACAAAACCGCCCACTGCTATAGTTGCGGCAAGCATTCCGGTTGCAAATCCAAGAGGAATTGTAAACAGGACAGATACTTTAGCATCCATGCTCTTAAAATACATCATTGTGCCAGGAATATTGACTGTACGTAACCACAGTGCTAATTTAGTTGGTTTTTCCTCTGCGTCCTGAGTGCCGCTTTTCATAGACTTTAGTACGTCTTTTAAAATTATCCCGCCGACAATTCCAAGTACCAGCACAAAAGCAACACTAACGTAGAGGTTTGAGCCGGCATCACCAAAGGAGTCTTTTATCCGTTGCTGAATCGAGGCGCCATAGAGTACCCCGGCTTCTGCGGACACTCCGATAATAACTCCCAGTTTCACATCCACTTGCCCGTATCTGTATCGTTTTATTGCACCCACCAGGGCTTTGGGAAATTTATGGCACATGTTGCTGGCCACAGCCACAAGGGCAGGCACCCCAATACTCATCATACCGGGAGTCAGCACAAACGCCCCTCCTGAGCCTATAAAGCCGCTAACAAGACCACCTATAAATCCCACTACAAACAGATATACTATCTGCATAGTTCCCAGATCAATGAAATTTGCAGATTCATTTATGACTTCATGCATTTAATGTTTACCTCCTTACCTTTTTAGCTTCTATACCGATTACTGTCCAAAACTCGCCTGTAAAGCCACCATGAACAATTGAAAACAAAAACGCTGCCGCCACGGGAAGTAATGCATAAAACCCGCCTTTTGCAAAAAATCCTGTTATTGCCTTTTGTTGAAGAAGTAAAGCAGCATACAACGTACATGAAAGAAGCCCTAATACCATGAACTTCATAAAACTGCCCTTCTTGTGCTCTCCAGATTCACCCATTGTTTTTTCTCCTTTGTTTTTTTAGTTTTTTTTCAAACGTATATTTCAATGCCAATTCCTCGATGATACCTGCTGTCAGATTACAACCAAAGGACAACTAAGGTTTCTAAGCAGTCCTGGAAATTCTTTGGCCGGAGCTTTAAAGTTGTTGGATGAGGCCACTATAACATAAAGAATTTCCCTGTTAGTCTCGGTGTAGTTGATTATTTCTTGTTTAAGCTGGCCGGTTTTGGCTAATAAACGATAGAATACGTTCTCCTCCACAAGTTGAAACAGAAAATCGTCAAGTGAATTTTTCGGTTCACCGGTTGTCTTTACGTATAAAACATCAAGTTCCGCTCCTATCCTTTTACACATGGTTACAGTGTTTGACAGTGTTTTACTGCTTATGCCCTCATCGGTAATTGCAAGGAGCACCCGTCTGTTTTCATTTAACGATTCATTTGACATGCCAGAGCCGATATCTTCAGTTTGTGGAATCTCTGAGAGCAGCTCCGCCACTTTCTTTTTGTTTATCTTTGGTGAATGTTTCTTAGTCACCTTGCCTCCGGATATTTAGTTTTCAAACTAACTTTGTATATCAAAATCTGTGCCAGGTATAAATTATCATTTTAATTCAGTCACTTACTATTAATACACCGACCTAAAATCATAGTTAGTGTTGCAAAATGTAACAGTTGTCACAATTTACCATAAAACAGGAGACAATAGATGATGTTGCATTTTTTAAATCACTATTGCATAATGCAACAATTAAGATTACTGTGATAACCAGATCCGGTTTCACTTGTGCAAAAGCTAAGTTGCAAAAAAACTTTCAGATTAATTATAATTGTCTCATTGTTCGAGATGTACTATACTTTGGAGGGCAGCTTAAAAAAACACAGGTGAATTCCTGAATGGAGTTTAGCCTGTATATTAATTAGTAAGGGAGGGGGTTATAAGTGAAAATCAGTGCTTCAGTAAATGTAATGGTGGTAGTTTTAATCCTATCTGCGCTTATGGGC
The genomic region above belongs to Nitrospirota bacterium and contains:
- a CDS encoding DUF5618 family protein, which produces MIRRSKKHPQGEALRYLANAREILETIEIDGDFYADVKPVREAFGTAYLAILEAIDEVLIHENGLSVKELPQSVDSYRAALQKHISVHNGKLLKDFERLYGALHIAGYYRGLITETNSVKDYLKVTERFIKKLIGN
- a CDS encoding universal stress protein, with protein sequence MDATKMEVMYRQELMGELKSILLAVDGSDYSKGAVEEAILLAKSCSIKLTMLFVQGLNDGFETGGMTFVETMDRRLDDYFDTVRERAAEENVELEIIIRRTSDAYRGIVDEALEKSSDIIIMGRRGMTGLKRMIMGSVTAKVLAYSPCKVLVVPKETEIRGEHIMLATDGSKYSEAAENEAVNMAARCPFVRSFHAVSVASTKEKTPEALRNLERVKTKAAKRGVAVETLSLVGEPYKAVVNASMESGADLVIMGSHGRTGIEKLLMGSVAERVVALAPCSVLVVKNGYM
- a CDS encoding sigma-54-dependent Fis family transcriptional regulator; its protein translation is MPLRVLVAEDEQITLEHLLYILGKEGYTATGVSNGTEAWAKLAEHDFDVLITDIKMPGMTGIELLHKIKENSIDIEVIIITAFGSVDSAVSAMRNGAYDYIVKPFDLDELTLKLKKIEHIKSLKKENTALKAIVDHGKDVFILAESQKMKDVLDLVESIKDSDCRFLITGESGVGKSLVARLAHFSSKRQNMPFISLNCATLTDELLNSELFGHEAGAFTGATKVKKGLVEIADTGTLFLDEIGELSPGVQAKILKVIEDGEFYRVGGLKPIRVDVRFIAATNRDITAFVEAGKFRKDLYYRLNVMEIQIPPLRVRADDILPLANYFLYKNLPKYGKTVEGFTEKADAILLKYDYPGNVRELENIIERAIILEKTSLITLDYMPWKALSVAKEETKHDEAIKSIDDFTKDYAIDVLNRLGGNKTKAAEVLGISRTSLWKIVKE
- a CDS encoding sulfite exporter TauE/SafE family protein, which codes for MHEVINESANFIDLGTMQIVYLFVVGFIGGLVSGFIGSGGAFVLTPGMMSIGVPALVAVASNMCHKFPKALVGAIKRYRYGQVDVKLGVIIGVSAEAGVLYGASIQQRIKDSFGDAGSNLYVSVAFVLVLGIVGGIILKDVLKSMKSGTQDAEEKPTKLALWLRTVNIPGTMMYFKSMDAKVSVLFTIPLGFATGMLAATIAVGGFVGVPAMMYVLGVPGLLASATELVIAFVMGMGGSFKYALHGLVDIRLAMIILGGSLFGIQLGAIGTTYVKPFMIKVVMASIMLIVLVSRAIMIPVYLTKLKVINSLSDSALKIMSNTSFAIMILALLIGAFIILKALWSGLREERTLSSVRKELKKAYKAE